A part of Prolixibacteraceae bacterium genomic DNA contains:
- a CDS encoding fimbrillin family protein, whose amino-acid sequence MKTTITIQIFTIGFMIILFTSCSNDVNHDSNNLMDKKQVTFTTSIKSLESIDVTKRKTAFYGISFNNDDKIGIYSSTATLAASGNYFENISYTSDASDNISLSEGETPVYWPTNISSLNFFAYHPYKEGGVDAGTTTLSFSVALNQNIGNSAFDYDLVYAKSLGVTSGADIPLSFEHKLCRVAVQLFSGTETLITNQIDSVVINNVYKNVELNLASGDLTIPSQPKVNIRLDLFDAGQNFTSIIPPIDEATDVEIAVYRNDGNSFIASLPSTTFQGGYSYKYNVFLDKKVISVSPVTVGYWWSEDSQDVNATSTN is encoded by the coding sequence ATGAAAACAACTATCACCATTCAAATATTCACCATAGGATTCATGATAATTCTATTCACATCATGTAGTAATGATGTGAATCATGACAGTAACAATCTAATGGATAAAAAGCAAGTCACGTTTACAACATCTATTAAATCACTAGAATCAATCGATGTAACGAAACGTAAAACAGCATTTTATGGTATTAGTTTCAACAACGATGACAAAATAGGCATCTATTCATCTACAGCAACCTTAGCTGCCTCAGGAAATTATTTCGAGAATATCAGTTACACCTCTGATGCAAGTGATAATATTTCACTATCTGAAGGAGAGACTCCGGTTTATTGGCCAACGAACATCAGTTCTTTAAATTTCTTTGCCTATCATCCATATAAAGAAGGAGGAGTAGATGCTGGAACAACAACGTTAAGCTTTTCTGTGGCTTTAAACCAAAACATAGGGAATTCTGCTTTTGATTATGATTTAGTATATGCAAAATCATTAGGTGTAACATCTGGAGCTGATATTCCTCTTTCATTTGAACACAAGCTATGCAGGGTAGCAGTACAACTATTTAGTGGAACAGAGACACTCATTACAAATCAAATCGACAGTGTTGTAATCAATAATGTTTACAAAAATGTGGAGCTAAATTTAGCTTCTGGAGATCTAACAATACCATCACAACCCAAAGTTAATATTCGATTGGATCTCTTTGATGCCGGACAAAATTTCACATCAATCATCCCTCCGATTGATGAAGCTACAGATGTTGAAATAGCTGTATATCGTAATGATGGCAATAGTTTTATTGCATCACTTCCATCTACTACCTTTCAAGGTGGTTACAGTTATAAATATAATGTTTTCTTGGATAAAAAAGTTATTTCAGTTTCACCCGTTACTGTTGGATATTGGTGGTCAGAAGATTCTCAAGATGTCAATGCAACATCTACAAATTAA
- a CDS encoding sulfatase-like hydrolase/transferase yields the protein MDLFNNVQRKLLLGMASVGILAPTTVVASERDDSKTNFVVIMCDDVSFDMFGCYGNAKTHTPNIDKLASEGVVFSTAWNSAICSPARAEILTGCYGTTTGSYYNAFAIPEGNNRKNTNKIFHNHPTFSKILQDQGYKTAVAGKWHIGGAEHQDEACAGFDTYCMWEGVQTYKEITNKTWSGGTETPAMVTNSKSVKSARYWHPCIIQDHKEVETNSTDFGPDIFCKFICDFIDTSSKSSSPFLAYYPMTLPHGPYVETPLRTKSGSNHPNKGSKMPNDQRFEEMIDYIDILVGRIYETLERNNQIDNTVIIFTADNGTAVTAKSRGVERAVHVPYIVCGKGIKKRGMTHEICDATDILPTIIGLSENDYPKNFSCDGVDMTPFLTGQSDTHKDVIMACSASTQMLRTRDHLLEVVDPILGVPNGRYYYCGQHNNGKGYERAEDRKGSQKTLQMFKDLLQNKYVGLKKNHPYLKTKRGDRFMRQYVKPKSVKKHLYNHRDYQFYDESIVFEESTKWTPTTVVN from the coding sequence ATGGATTTATTTAATAATGTACAGCGAAAATTACTTTTAGGTATGGCTTCTGTTGGGATTCTTGCTCCAACTACAGTGGTAGCCTCTGAAAGAGATGATTCGAAAACGAATTTCGTCGTTATTATGTGTGACGATGTGAGTTTCGATATGTTTGGGTGTTATGGCAACGCAAAAACGCATACTCCCAATATTGATAAATTAGCCTCTGAAGGAGTCGTGTTTAGTACTGCATGGAATTCAGCCATATGTAGCCCTGCGAGAGCGGAGATCTTGACTGGATGTTATGGTACAACAACAGGTTCTTATTATAATGCTTTTGCAATACCAGAAGGGAATAACCGGAAAAATACAAATAAGATTTTTCATAATCACCCAACTTTTTCTAAGATACTACAGGACCAAGGGTATAAGACAGCAGTCGCAGGTAAATGGCATATCGGTGGTGCGGAACATCAAGATGAAGCATGTGCTGGTTTTGATACTTACTGTATGTGGGAAGGAGTTCAAACTTATAAAGAGATTACAAATAAGACATGGAGTGGCGGAACAGAAACTCCAGCTATGGTCACCAATTCAAAAAGTGTAAAATCAGCACGTTATTGGCATCCATGTATTATCCAAGACCATAAAGAGGTTGAGACAAATTCTACTGATTTTGGCCCCGATATTTTCTGTAAATTTATTTGTGATTTTATTGATACTTCCTCAAAGAGTAGCTCCCCGTTTTTAGCATATTATCCAATGACATTGCCTCATGGTCCCTATGTCGAAACACCTCTGAGAACGAAGAGTGGAAGTAATCATCCTAACAAAGGTTCAAAGATGCCTAATGATCAGAGATTTGAGGAGATGATTGATTATATTGATATTCTTGTTGGTCGTATTTATGAAACTCTTGAGAGAAATAATCAAATTGATAATACAGTAATCATCTTTACTGCGGACAATGGAACTGCAGTAACTGCAAAATCGAGGGGAGTTGAACGTGCCGTTCATGTGCCGTATATTGTTTGTGGTAAGGGGATCAAGAAAAGAGGTATGACACATGAAATATGTGATGCAACTGATATTCTTCCAACCATCATTGGTTTATCAGAAAATGATTACCCTAAAAACTTTTCCTGTGATGGTGTTGATATGACCCCTTTCTTAACTGGACAGAGTGATACACATAAGGATGTGATTATGGCATGCTCTGCTTCAACACAAATGCTTCGAACTAGAGATCACCTTTTGGAAGTTGTTGATCCAATATTGGGGGTGCCCAATGGTCGTTATTATTATTGTGGACAACATAATAATGGCAAAGGTTATGAGAGAGCGGAAGATAGAAAGGGCTCTCAAAAGACACTTCAGATGTTTAAAGATCTATTACAGAATAAATATGTTGGACTCAAGAAGAATCATCCTTATTTAAAAACAAAAAGAGGAGATCGCTTTATGCGTCAATATGTTAAACCAAAGTCTGTTAAGAAGCATTTGTATAATCATAGAGATTACCAATTTTATGATGAAAGTATTGTATTTGAAGAGTCCACAAAGTGGACACCTACTACGGTAGTAAATTAA
- a CDS encoding alpha-L-fucosidase: MMQSFFIGCKEKPKPKSNKPIQNVTAIKEWQKMKFGLFIHWGIYSVPAGVWKGKQIEKLGEQIQRHAHIPNDEYEMLAKLFNPTQFDPDAIVKMAKDAGMKYVVLTAKHHDGFCMFESEHTTYDIVDASPYKKDILKQLAEACKKYDMKLGVYYSTPDWHFNGPNPEVNPHDKKISVFSKVSKENEDYQVAQLKEILSNYGDICELFFDMGEPTKEQSVRFANTVHNLQPHCMINGRVMNNQGDFITMPDNHVPDIPVDTLAWETPGTFYHTWGYKSWVKGDTLPVQIKTQVRKLVQVAARGGNFLLNIGPKSDGTVLQYEKDVLKGIGSWMKNHKEGIWGVETNPFKKLSWGECTVKGNDLYFFVYNWPESDQLRIPGLSSPVVSINSMNEPTKKVAFHKEGNDIIVDLSNMNEDEYLTGIKVHLSNALVIKDPIVEPLDNNVILLEGSDAICYGKYGKESYRSILKDFSRSWDIDVKKPGSYRIEITYKMKFQNKKFLFAVGEEKYPFMLFGSGKGKAKLDMIDGNEEVKSKSKGHKQSKGFKTQSIGTIKLRAKGRNTLYLNQGEDFPFVTTIVEFKKQNPKYKTMNIDIKTIKLIPVDA, from the coding sequence ATGATGCAGTCTTTTTTCATTGGTTGTAAAGAAAAACCAAAGCCTAAGAGTAATAAACCTATTCAGAATGTTACTGCAATTAAAGAGTGGCAGAAAATGAAATTTGGGCTATTTATTCATTGGGGAATATATTCTGTCCCAGCAGGGGTGTGGAAAGGAAAACAGATAGAGAAATTAGGAGAACAGATTCAACGTCATGCTCATATTCCAAATGATGAATATGAGATGTTGGCAAAGCTATTTAATCCGACGCAATTTGATCCTGATGCAATTGTAAAGATGGCAAAAGATGCAGGAATGAAATATGTGGTCTTAACTGCAAAGCATCACGATGGTTTTTGTATGTTCGAAAGTGAGCATACTACTTATGATATTGTGGATGCCTCTCCATATAAAAAAGATATTCTTAAGCAGTTAGCTGAAGCATGTAAAAAATATGATATGAAATTAGGTGTTTATTACTCGACTCCTGATTGGCATTTTAATGGACCAAATCCTGAGGTCAATCCTCATGATAAGAAGATCTCTGTTTTTAGTAAGGTCTCCAAAGAAAATGAGGATTATCAAGTTGCTCAATTGAAAGAGATTCTGTCTAATTATGGTGATATTTGTGAGTTGTTTTTTGACATGGGAGAACCAACAAAGGAGCAAAGTGTTCGTTTCGCAAATACTGTACATAATTTACAACCTCACTGTATGATTAATGGGCGAGTAATGAATAATCAAGGTGATTTTATCACTATGCCTGATAATCATGTGCCTGATATCCCTGTCGATACTCTAGCATGGGAAACACCTGGTACATTCTATCACACTTGGGGTTACAAATCTTGGGTAAAAGGAGATACACTTCCTGTGCAAATAAAGACACAGGTTCGGAAACTAGTTCAGGTTGCAGCTAGAGGAGGAAACTTTTTGTTAAATATTGGACCTAAATCTGATGGAACTGTTTTGCAGTATGAAAAAGATGTATTAAAAGGTATTGGTTCTTGGATGAAGAATCATAAAGAGGGAATTTGGGGCGTAGAGACCAATCCATTTAAGAAATTATCATGGGGAGAGTGTACTGTGAAAGGCAACGATCTTTATTTCTTTGTGTATAATTGGCCTGAGTCTGATCAGTTAAGAATTCCAGGATTAAGTAGCCCTGTTGTCTCAATAAACTCGATGAATGAACCAACAAAGAAAGTTGCATTTCATAAAGAAGGAAATGATATTATTGTTGACTTGTCGAATATGAATGAAGATGAATATCTTACAGGTATAAAAGTCCATTTGTCTAATGCTCTCGTTATTAAAGATCCGATCGTTGAGCCACTGGATAATAATGTAATTTTACTTGAAGGGAGTGATGCTATCTGTTATGGTAAATATGGAAAAGAGAGTTATCGATCTATATTAAAAGATTTTTCAAGGAGTTGGGATATTGATGTAAAGAAACCTGGTTCTTATCGAATTGAGATCACTTATAAGATGAAGTTTCAAAATAAGAAATTTTTGTTTGCTGTTGGTGAAGAGAAATATCCTTTTATGCTTTTTGGTAGTGGGAAAGGTAAAGCAAAGCTTGATATGATTGATGGAAATGAAGAGGTCAAATCTAAGAGTAAAGGGCATAAACAAAGTAAAGGGTTTAAAACCCAGAGTATTGGAACGATAAAACTTAGAGCAAAAGGTCGTAATACTTTATATTTGAATCAAGGGGAAGATTTTCCTTTTGTGACAACTATTGTGGAATTCAAGAAACAGAATCCAAAATATAAAACAATGAATATTGATATAAAGACGATCAAATTGATACCCGTTGATGCATAA
- a CDS encoding IS5 family transposase: MIRYISTQQSLFEGFKHPFDQELDEKNRWVILANAIPWDTFASYYYSVMSRDHGAPCKDARIVLGALIIKHEQNLSDRDTLKMIQENIYLQYFVGLPSFSKHPVFSAALFVDIRKRVGKDILERMIQAMIISDESFVKKGQLKVTNVTELDYEEETNHGDLKIDASVADADIRFPLDLNLLNKTREESERMIDSLWSKSGKGSIKPRTYRRKARKDYLAFAMNKKGRNNKNGCKKQLRYLRRNITTVSILFQEFNSESPFMKRLVDKYFFIKEIYEQQFKIAEGKKVKDRIVSFHMPFVRPIVRGKLARKTEFGAKINVSISNGFAQIDQLKWNAYNEGVYLKEQVEAYYTLHGYYPARIYADKIYLNRENRGYLKDLNIQIIGKPLGRKAQSKEGKERSKILQKEMGKRNEVEGFFETCKRKYGLNNIKARRQDTSESWIASICLVYNLMKLQRKLIQKFSCAYLKLNCILVILRDFLSENIDYHQWSRNRGAEPILFF, translated from the coding sequence ATGATCCGATATATTAGTACACAACAGTCCCTATTTGAAGGTTTTAAACATCCATTTGATCAAGAACTCGATGAAAAGAATCGATGGGTTATTTTGGCAAATGCTATACCATGGGACACCTTTGCATCTTATTATTACAGTGTAATGAGTCGAGACCACGGAGCTCCCTGTAAAGATGCACGTATAGTTCTAGGAGCATTAATCATAAAACATGAGCAGAATTTATCCGATAGAGACACCCTTAAAATGATCCAAGAGAATATCTATCTGCAATATTTTGTTGGATTACCTTCCTTCAGTAAACACCCCGTTTTTAGTGCAGCGTTATTTGTGGATATCCGGAAAAGAGTAGGAAAAGATATATTAGAGAGAATGATTCAAGCGATGATTATATCAGACGAATCCTTTGTAAAAAAAGGACAACTAAAAGTGACAAATGTAACGGAACTAGATTATGAAGAAGAGACCAATCATGGAGACTTAAAGATTGATGCATCTGTGGCAGATGCAGATATCCGTTTTCCTTTGGATCTTAATTTATTGAATAAGACAAGAGAAGAAAGTGAGAGGATGATTGATTCATTATGGAGTAAATCTGGGAAGGGATCTATTAAACCACGGACTTATCGTAGAAAGGCAAGAAAAGACTACCTTGCATTTGCCATGAATAAAAAAGGTCGCAATAATAAGAATGGATGTAAGAAACAATTACGTTACTTGCGTCGTAATATTACTACCGTTAGCATTCTATTTCAGGAGTTTAATTCAGAAAGTCCTTTTATGAAGAGACTTGTAGATAAATACTTTTTCATCAAAGAGATTTATGAACAACAGTTTAAAATCGCTGAAGGCAAAAAAGTAAAAGATCGTATTGTAAGCTTTCACATGCCTTTTGTTCGACCTATTGTGAGAGGCAAACTGGCTCGTAAAACTGAATTCGGTGCAAAGATTAATGTAAGCATCTCTAATGGTTTTGCACAGATCGATCAATTAAAATGGAATGCTTATAATGAAGGTGTATATTTAAAAGAACAGGTGGAAGCCTACTATACCTTACATGGTTATTATCCAGCAAGAATTTATGCAGATAAGATCTATCTAAACAGAGAAAACAGAGGCTATTTGAAGGATTTAAATATACAGATTATAGGAAAACCGTTGGGAAGAAAGGCTCAAAGTAAAGAAGGAAAAGAGAGGAGTAAAATACTCCAAAAAGAGATGGGAAAGAGGAATGAAGTTGAAGGTTTCTTTGAAACATGTAAGAGAAAATATGGTTTAAACAATATAAAAGCACGAAGACAAGATACAAGTGAAAGCTGGATTGCTTCAATATGTCTTGTGTATAATTTAATGAAACTTCAAAGAAAACTTATACAGAAGTTTTCTTGTGCCTATCTGAAATTAAACTGCATTTTAGTGATCCTAAGGGACTTTCTTTCTGAAAATATAGATTACCATCAGTGGAGTAGAAATAGAGGCGCTGAGCCAATTTTATTTTTCTGA
- a CDS encoding sodium:solute symporter family protein has translation MISTTSLSIIFLSVYTILIISVGLYNRKSENSEDYFLASRRLPSWLLAITFIASWWGGGSAIDLVDHAFRNGINSFWIYGVPVLLSTFLMFLFAKAIRKVGTVSQPQLMEQRYNRWAGLLLTVFIIVFMVLTASVQAIVIGKFFHSFFGISYNSGILIGTGIVLSYSFFGGFKGVVLTDFIQFVFFLFTAIYLFYVAYDTSGGLENVSRLAEKKGQIGYTSLFHNVSDQLAYVITFGASWMIQANIWQRISAAKNATSAKKMMLISFFAFIPLYLMVTFTGMFSLVSYSSIPTGGIVPDMVRNISNPLLSSIIFVGLCSAIMSTMDSLLNTGAMSLTIDVFKRYISPSVSPQKNVMVGRVSTLIMGGLAALIAMRVDSVLKISWIGSDFLTTGAFIPLVLGFIWKRGSATGAILSMLFGLLFSSYNLLVAMGLSLPVCWEIASSTQAIVGVLISLLIFISTSLLFPDKNDKADLFVNKAGMTVIGKSIELK, from the coding sequence ATGATTTCGACAACATCACTCTCTATAATATTTTTATCGGTATATACCATTCTAATTATTTCTGTAGGTTTATATAATCGAAAAAGTGAAAATAGTGAGGACTATTTTCTTGCTTCGAGAAGGTTACCTTCATGGCTTCTGGCGATTACTTTTATTGCATCATGGTGGGGTGGTGGTTCAGCCATAGATCTGGTTGATCATGCCTTTAGGAATGGAATTAACTCATTCTGGATCTATGGTGTTCCTGTATTATTATCAACTTTTTTGATGTTTCTTTTCGCGAAGGCAATAAGGAAGGTTGGGACTGTCTCACAACCTCAATTGATGGAGCAAAGATATAATCGTTGGGCTGGACTATTACTTACTGTTTTTATTATTGTTTTTATGGTTTTGACAGCTTCTGTTCAGGCTATCGTGATTGGGAAATTCTTTCATTCATTTTTTGGAATAAGTTATAATTCAGGGATTTTAATTGGAACAGGTATTGTTCTGAGCTACTCTTTTTTTGGTGGGTTTAAGGGAGTTGTACTGACTGATTTTATTCAATTTGTATTTTTCCTTTTTACTGCGATCTATTTATTCTATGTTGCATATGATACGTCGGGAGGACTAGAGAATGTCTCACGTTTAGCAGAAAAAAAAGGTCAAATAGGATATACCTCTTTGTTTCATAATGTTTCAGATCAATTAGCTTACGTGATTACTTTTGGGGCATCTTGGATGATTCAAGCAAATATATGGCAAAGAATTTCTGCAGCAAAAAATGCTACTTCAGCAAAGAAGATGATGTTGATTAGTTTTTTTGCATTTATACCACTTTACTTGATGGTGACCTTTACAGGCATGTTTAGTCTAGTGTCTTACTCATCTATTCCAACTGGTGGTATTGTTCCAGATATGGTTCGTAATATTAGTAATCCATTGTTAAGTTCTATTATATTTGTTGGACTTTGTTCTGCGATAATGTCGACAATGGACTCCTTGCTTAATACAGGTGCGATGTCATTAACAATAGATGTATTTAAACGATATATTTCACCTTCGGTATCTCCACAAAAGAATGTGATGGTCGGAAGAGTATCAACTCTTATTATGGGAGGTTTGGCAGCTTTGATAGCCATGAGGGTTGATTCTGTATTAAAGATCTCTTGGATTGGATCAGATTTTCTCACTACAGGTGCTTTTATTCCTTTAGTGTTAGGGTTTATTTGGAAAAGAGGAAGTGCTACTGGTGCAATCTTGTCGATGTTGTTTGGGCTATTGTTCTCTTCATATAATCTTCTAGTAGCTATGGGGCTATCTCTTCCTGTGTGCTGGGAAATAGCATCTTCGACACAGGCTATTGTTGGAGTTCTTATAAGCTTATTGATCTTTATCTCGACAAGTTTACTCTTTCCTGACAAGAATGATAAAGCAGATCTGTTTGTAAACAAAGCAGGGATGACAGTTATTGGTAAATCAATAGAGTTAAAGTAG
- a CDS encoding DUF4251 domain-containing protein, which yields MKGRFQVIAITLLCSLFFSISMLQAQEPEKEMTRKEKKALKKKQREESEKLQFDKASNALKNDRWVLEANTVYNKRGQSLQVTSNTNFVTVQGEDVYVQLAFTNFVGGPNGIGGITLKGRQTKKELNTDKHGNVTLRMSVIGNALTVDITVNLTTGGNYADATVEAITRGTRLRFSGNLFDIAESTYYKSGMDF from the coding sequence ATGAAAGGTAGATTTCAAGTTATAGCCATCACACTATTATGTTCATTATTCTTCTCCATTTCCATGCTACAAGCACAAGAACCCGAGAAAGAAATGACTAGAAAAGAGAAAAAAGCTCTAAAGAAAAAACAGAGAGAAGAGAGTGAGAAACTTCAGTTTGACAAAGCATCTAATGCATTAAAAAATGACAGGTGGGTTCTCGAAGCAAACACTGTTTATAACAAACGAGGTCAATCACTTCAGGTAACATCAAATACAAACTTTGTTACAGTACAAGGAGAAGATGTATATGTACAGCTAGCTTTCACCAATTTTGTAGGAGGGCCTAATGGTATCGGTGGGATAACTTTAAAAGGGAGACAAACAAAGAAAGAGTTAAATACAGACAAACATGGAAACGTTACACTTAGAATGTCTGTTATCGGAAATGCCTTAACTGTAGACATTACTGTAAACCTAACAACAGGAGGTAATTATGCTGATGCAACTGTCGAAGCAATCACTCGTGGCACAAGATTAAGATTCTCTGGAAACTTATTCGATATTGCAGAAAGCACATATTATAAAAGTGGAATGGACTTCTAG